The sequence TCGCGGGCTTTGCTGAAGACCAGCTAGATATTACGCAAAACGAGAACATGCTGATTGTAAAAGGCGAGCGTAACGGCGAAGACGACAAAAACTACGTATACCAAGGTATTGCCGAACGCGATTTTGAGCGTAAATTCCAGCTAGCGGATTACGTAAAAGTGATTGGTGCAAGTATGGAAAATGGCTTGCTGCACGTTGATTTGGAACGCGAAATTCCTGAAGCGATGCAACCACGTAAGATCGCGATTAATGGTCAAAAGCTTATCGAAGATAAGTAAAAAATCGTTGATGATAAAGAGTGAAAGAGCGCCATTGAGCGCTCTTTTTCGTTCTTGTATTAGCCTTCTTGATAAGCTTTCTTGATTTCTTCGGCAATGATAGCGATGCCTTTTTGCATCATCTCATCGTCTTGTACGTAGTTCATACGTAGACAC is a genomic window of Vibrio japonicus containing:
- a CDS encoding Hsp20 family protein — protein: MRTVDFTPLYRNAIGFDRLFNMMEANSAKNNSGGYPPYNIEQKDDNHYRITMAVAGFAEDQLDITQNENMLIVKGERNGEDDKNYVYQGIAERDFERKFQLADYVKVIGASMENGLLHVDLEREIPEAMQPRKIAINGQKLIEDK